CAAGCAATACAGTCGCCAGTGCTGCTTCGATTCGCATGGGGACCTCCGATGCGCCTAACGCATGGCCGTTAACCTGCGGGCGCGTTCTTTGCGACCGTCAGGTTCAAGGTTAACCAGCGCCCTAACGGAAAATTCGCCCAACCGAATCCGACGCTTCTGTCGGGTCATAAGCATTCGGCAACTCCTGGATCTTCTGAGTTCCACGTCGAAGCTTCCTATCAAGCGTAACGATGTGCAGTCTGTTCTTTGGGATGTCGAAGAAGTCCATCAGGTACTTCCCTGTTGCCAACAGAATGAGGTCAGGAAGCTGAACTTCGATCGATTGCTTCATAAGCATTTCATAAAAGCGATCCACTGCAATGATGATGTCCCGACTGGTCGAAATGTCGTGAAAGCGAACTCGGCGCGCTTGTGCTTTGAGCATTCGCGCCGGAAGGCTGATGTCCTTCACCATCTTCTGCCTTGCTCCGCGGAAGGACGCAGTGGACTTGAACCAGCGTTCCGTGTAGTACTTCTTGGCAAGAACCTTGTACGCTTCAGCAATGCACACATCAGGCACGTAGACCCTGGCCTTGTTGGCGTTGAGTTGCGCATGGATCTCGTCCCACCATTCTCGACAGGCAGTGAGACGCTTTTGGTCCCCCACGGATGGAGCGATAGCGATGGGAATGTAATTGTTGACCAAGAAGCAAGCATCGACCAAGTAGTAATTGCGCCTTCCGTTACCAGGAACCCGATCAATCTTCCTAATCTTGGCCACGAACTGAGACTACCTCTCTTGTCTGGCTAACGCCGGCCATCACCCGCGGGCCGGGCGGCGCGCCGGTTGCCGCATCTCGCAGGCGGCGTGACGCGCGAGACCATCTGGTGCATGGCCATGTTAGGTGGCATCGTCACAATAGCACTCAGTCGACCGAAAAAGGGGAGGTGACGAGCGTGAGAGGCGGATCGTGCGCCCGCATAGCCTCTTCGCTTCGCCACGTGTCAACGCGAAGCCGGACCATCTGGCCCGGCTTGAAAACATAGTCCCGTTTGAGAAACGCGGCTCTGAATGTGGCACTGGCCCCCGGCTCAACCTTCAAGACTCTTGCCCGCTCGAGGGGGATGCCATCAGGGATACCGGCACGGTAACTAAGCGAGGCGGGCACCCACTTCGACCCGGACTGAACTTCGATGTGGAAAGCGAGCCAGCAGAGGTGCTCTTCGCCACCTACATCGCATATCGGGACGACAACTCCCTGCGGGCCGGCAACGATTCTTTGGTCTACTACGACCAGATTCCGTGTAAAGACGAGTTCCACGCGCGGTGCCGTGCCCTCTGACGATGCCGCGAGGGCTAGACTAATAGCCCCCACGGCGCAGGCCCAGAGATTGATGCTGCGTTTCATGCTCAAGCCAATCTAACGCTGCGGTTCAGGCGCGGCGTGCGGGAGCCGTCGTTTCCTGACAGGCGAGCGCGTCCCGCACGCCGTCGCCTGTAAGCGCGGGTTAGGTTCCATCGAGTGACTTCTCGTATTCTCGCCACCAGGTACGGAGCTCTTCACTATTCAGCTCCATTCGCGTGGAGTTCAAGCCAGGTGGATATTGTCCACGTCGAAACCCTTCGATCAGGAAAGCCGCCTCCTGGCCTACGGTTGATAGACCGGATTCATAATATGAAGAGGCTTCCATTGCGACGGATCCACAAGGGTCCTTCGAATCAAGCAGGGCCAGTAATTCCGGCACATCGGTCGCCTTTAACCATCCGCGGTGCAATCCACGCACAGAATAGTCGTGTTGGCTTCTTAGCAGTTTCAGGAAGTCGAGTGGGCCGCGGTCCTGCCATTCAAATGTGTCCCCAGAATCCCTTACGTCACTCCCTGCGAGCGGTTGACCAAGCCCATCAACGACCTCGTGGGCACGAGAGGCATGTTTGGAATGCTGGCACCCGGTCAAAACCACGAGGACTACTAGAGCCCACCAAAGCCTGAATGAGTACAAACATTTCTCCTGGAACCTAACTAGATTTTGTGCCGATCTGTGTTATTCGATATCATTGCGAGGCCCGTCACTACTAAAGGAATTATGCTGCAATAGGATCTCGGTGAGAAGGCCCCGTGGCTCAACTAAATAGAACCCCCGCGGATTCGAGCCCGCAGTCCAAAAACCCAAGATACGCTGACCTGCCATAAAAGATAGTGCTGCGAATCCACCCACGTGACTGTCGGCTTCTGGACGTGGGGCCCTAAGAGCCGCCCCAGTTCAGCTGCCAGGCGGCGCCGTAGAGGCGGAAGTCCTCGCCGACGCGAGTCCAGACTCCGTCGCTGGCGTAAAGCTTGATCGAATTGCGCCGGTTCACCCGCAGTGCGACCGTCAACCCGTAGCGCCAGTTGCTCAGCTGGTCGTCGCTTTCCACGCCGTCGAGAGTTGTGCGGCCGCCGGTGTAATAGGTGGCGTCAAAGGACGTCCAGGCGCCTTTTGGAAAACGGAAGACGACATGGCCCTGAGCCGAGTAGATCGGATCTTGGGAGCGGTGCTGCCCGCCGAAGAAGTCATCGTTGTCGGTGAACAAGGTCGCAGCCCCGATCCCTTCCAGAATCCAGGGGCCCAGCGCCTTGGAGACGCCGAACTCCGGCCTGAAGGACCAGCGGTTCGTTCCGAGGTTGACCAGCCGGTCGGGATCGTACTGGCCCAGAGGAGCGGTCACCATCAGGCTCACCCCCACCACCATGTCCTGCTTGTAGTCCTTGAACTCCGGCGCGCGCAGCGCCGGGGCACCGTGCAGATTGACCATGAAGCGGAATCCCGGGTCGCCGAAGCCGTTGACGTCGCGCGACCGCACCAGGCCGGTCGTTCCCTCGGTCGCTTCGCCGGAGAGCCAGGCGTAAGGGGCCAGCACCTGAAACTGTCCCGACTTCCCTCCCACATCCAGCGCGCGCGCATAGCCGAGGAATGGGGCATGGATCTTCAGGCTGGCGTCCTCGAGCGGGATGGAAGGATCGAGGAGCACGCCGCCCGACGAATAGACATAGCCGATAAGGATGAAGTTCAACCCGACGGGCGCATTGGAGAAGAGGCGCGGCTCGATCGACTGGGCGCGCGCCGGTACCCACGATGCGAGCAAGGCCGCTGTCGCAACCGCCGCCGTCCGGACCCACCGGCGCTGCAGCTTCGCTGCCGAGCGATCCCTCATGACGTCCATCCCGCCGAGGGCGGCGCCTCGTCCCAGGCGCGGCAGACCTCGGCCCCGAAGAGGAAGATCCAGGAGCTGTAGTAGACCCACAGCAGGAAGATGATGACGCTGCCCGCGGCGCCGTACAGGGACGCGAGGGCGCTGCGGGTGATGATCACACCAATCACCTCGCTGGCCAGGTTCAAAAGGATGGTTGCCGGCAGCACCCCCGCCAGGACCGCGATCCAGCTCGGCCGCGGGCGGACCGAGGGAACGTACCGGAATGCCATGCCGAGGACCCCGGCGATCATCAGGAAGGTGGCGAGCCGCGTCCAGAGCATCCAGGCGGCCTCCCCGGCGGCGCCCGAGCGCTGCAGGATCGGCCAAACGACCGAGCGCAGGACCGCCAGCGCCAGGACGACCAGGACCGCGGCGAGCGCAAGCACCGTCTCCCCCAGTGAGATGACGCGGTCGAGCAGGGCGCGGCGGAAGGTCTTCAAGCGGATTTCCCAGACGGCATCCAGAGCGGCGTGCAGCTGGGCGAAGAAGGAGGAGGCGAAGTAGAGCAGCAGCGCCACTCCCAGGAAGGTCCCCGTGGTGAGGCGCTCGGTGGGGGCGACCATCCCCAGCAGGGCCGTCACCATGTCCTCCGACCCACGGCCCGCGAAGCGGACGAGCGATTCGGCCACCGTGCGCCGGGCCTCTTCCTCCCCAAGAAGATGGCCGGCTATCGACAGCACGATCAGGAGGACGGGGGCCAGTGCCAGCAGGGCGCGAAAGGCCAGCGCCGACGCGAACAGCGAGATGCGCGGCGCGAGCCAGCGCGGCAGGGCCACGCGGACCACCGCGCGAAAACGCCTGATGGTAGGGATCTCGACGATCAGCCCCAAGCTGCGCGCGCCCCTCCGGGACCCGGTCGGCAATCCCGGGCCGTTGCGCGGCGTATCGTACCAATTTCGGGCTTTTGCCCCTACTCCCCCTTGCGCAAGGGACAGTTCCGCTGCCCGGCGCCGATCCCCGCCCGGGCCTTGGCTCCCAGGTCCTACGACCTGCTCATGGGCGAGCCGCGCCCCGCCCATTTGACGACACCGTGGTTCATGCGCGTGTGCTATGGTACCTGCGGTTGTACTGACGCCGAGTGCCATCCCGACGCTGACCTGTGACGATCCGCATCAGACCCATGCCCGCCGCCGCGACAGGAACCGATGGAGGGCACCCATGGACCCATGGATCCAGCGCATGTGCCGTCGGGAGTCGTTGCACCAGA
The genomic region above belongs to Candidatus Polarisedimenticolia bacterium and contains:
- a CDS encoding transporter, with the translated sequence MRDRSAAKLQRRWVRTAAVATAALLASWVPARAQSIEPRLFSNAPVGLNFILIGYVYSSGGVLLDPSIPLEDASLKIHAPFLGYARALDVGGKSGQFQVLAPYAWLSGEATEGTTGLVRSRDVNGFGDPGFRFMVNLHGAPALRAPEFKDYKQDMVVGVSLMVTAPLGQYDPDRLVNLGTNRWSFRPEFGVSKALGPWILEGIGAATLFTDNDDFFGGQHRSQDPIYSAQGHVVFRFPKGAWTSFDATYYTGGRTTLDGVESDDQLSNWRYGLTVALRVNRRNSIKLYASDGVWTRVGEDFRLYGAAWQLNWGGS
- a CDS encoding YihY/virulence factor BrkB family protein translates to MGLIVEIPTIRRFRAVVRVALPRWLAPRISLFASALAFRALLALAPVLLIVLSIAGHLLGEEEARRTVAESLVRFAGRGSEDMVTALLGMVAPTERLTTGTFLGVALLLYFASSFFAQLHAALDAVWEIRLKTFRRALLDRVISLGETVLALAAVLVVLALAVLRSVVWPILQRSGAAGEAAWMLWTRLATFLMIAGVLGMAFRYVPSVRPRPSWIAVLAGVLPATILLNLASEVIGVIITRSALASLYGAAGSVIIFLLWVYYSSWIFLFGAEVCRAWDEAPPSAGWTS